A stretch of DNA from Phocoena sinus isolate mPhoSin1 chromosome 5, mPhoSin1.pri, whole genome shotgun sequence:
ACAAGTTGTGATACGGTctatgaagtttaaaaaagtgCTACGAAAGAGAATACCAAGGAGACCCACTTTTAGACTGGGTGGTTAGGAAACATCCTCAGAAGGTAAAGACACTTAGATTAAacaaggaaaaagtgaaaaaagagcgATTTTGAAGAGCTAAAAGAAAGGCCCATCAGTTTGAATCCTAGTTAGTGAAGAGGAGAGTAAAACCAGATGGATTGTAGAGGTAGACAGAGGCCAGATAATGCAGGATCTTGAAATGGAAGGAATTTCTCATTTAAGATAATTTGTCCTAATgaagaattaaatgtaagattAACCATGTAAGAATGCAACTTGGCATCTCCTGATTGTAGCAAACTGCTTCTGCAGGACTTGGGTCTCTGTGACACCATACTCAGTTAAAGTACGACCTGAGTGATCTCAGTTTCCTAGGGAGACAcccctcactttaaaaaataaaagggcaaaTATGATAGcccttatgtgtggaatctaaaatatgatacaggcCCTGGAGGTGGCTGGCTGCTGGGATGGCAGATGAAGAAGAAAACCCCACctttgaggaagaaaatgaagaaattggaGGAGGTGCAGAAGGTGGACAGGGTAAAAGAAAGAGACTTTTTTCTAAAGCATTACAGTGTATGATGTATAGGTTTGGGGATGACCAGAATCCTTATACTGAGTCAGTAGATATTCTTGAAGACCTTATCATAGAGTTCATCACCGAAATGACTCACAAGGCAATGTCAATTGGAAGACAAGATCGGGTACAAGTTGAAGATATCGTCTTCTTGATTCGAAAGGACCCAAGAAAGTTTGCTAGGGTTAAAGACTTGCTTACTATGAATGAAGAATTGAAACGAGCtagaaaagcatttgatgaaGCAAACTATGGATCTTGACACTTTTTGTACTTTCTGAAGCTTCATGATTTTCTGGGGAAACcatatttaataactattttccaCAGTAAGGTTCTGATATCTAGCCatgtgaatgaaaaatggagaACCACAACGTTTTCAGTCTTTATATTCATGTCTCCAATTTTAGAGTGATATTTGAGCCTTTAATTGCCTGCCATTATATTACCATACTTTGAATTAATTACTGGATTTTAATGACCACATGTAAGTCAAAGTACCTTGCAAACCATTCAGTTCCTTCTGACTTTTGACCATCTAAATGatgaattaatatttatgtattaggTGTACTTGTGCCATTGTAGGCTGTACTGTAACTGTttaatatgtgaaatctaaatgGTACCTTTGATAGCGAAGACATGTGCTTCATGTATTCTAAAGTTTTTAGATTACAGTAGTCTTAAGTTATTAAAAGacttaaggaaaaaatgataaaaaatacaacctttaaggagaaaatgataaaaaatacaaCCTTTTTTAGGAGTGTTTGTCTTAAGATAATTTGTTTTAATACTCTTTAGATAACAAGAgtgattttttcattttaattttttattttttgagaaactaaAACTTCCCTATGAATGCTTCTGTGTTGGAAGACTTATTTGACTTAAAATCTTCAGGGCTTATACTATTGGTCAGTTTTTAAGAGAACTCATTTTCCCAGGTCAAAGCTTCTAAAAATAAGTGCTTTCAGTAGCAGGATAagcatttggtagtgtttattaACTTATTTGTTAGTACTTGTTCATTGTGGAAATGTGTACTTGACTAAGACCATGTGTGGCCATGGAAACCACTTTTGTAGTTCAGCATATACAGGTTTTGTTCGTATTTTGCTTATTGTATTATTCTTGCACTTAGCTTAAATTAAGGATTAAAATTGCATTTAAGGGATCATTGGATATTACTGTTTGTGAAACTGAATGTTTTGTGTCCCGCTTATAAACATTATCTATGAATTAGTACTTAGGAAAACTTTACTTTCTTAACCTATCAGTATAAGGAATAaagtatgaaaaattaaaaagaaaaatatatgatacaaatgaacttatttacgaaacagactcacagatatagaaaacttgatggttaccaaagggcaaaaggggtgggagagggataaattaggagtttggtatcagcatatacaaactactatatataaaacagataaacaacaacgtcctactgtatagcacagggaactatattcaatattctgtaataaaccataatggaaaagaacatgaaaaagaatatacatgtgtgtgtatatatatatgtgtgtgtgcatgtgaatcactttgctgtacaccaggaactaacaaaacattgtaaatcaactgtactttaattaaaattttaaaaaattaaataaatgggcaAGATAACACATTggaaattttagattttaaaattgaagtagtGTAAAAACATATGCCATGTATGCACATCTAAATAATTGttactttagatttttctttttccttacctcTATACATTCATATCCCTTatataagaaatgaaagggacttccctggtggcgcagtggttaagaatccgcctgccgatgcaggcgatgcgggttcgagccctggtctgggaagatcccacatgccgcagagcaactaagcccgtgcaccacaactactgagcctgcgctctagagcccacgagccacaactactgaagtccacgcgcctagagcccgtgctctgcaacaggagaagccaccgcaatgagaagcctgtgcaccgcaaggaagagtagcccccactcgccacaactagagaaagcccgcgcgcagcaatgaagacccaatgcagccaaaaataaataaataaaataaatttatatatataaaaaaagaaattaatgaaaagccAAGATGAGTGTGAGGTGAATAAGTGGAGCCAGCCAAAACTCTTGTGCCACTGCAGATGCCTTAGCCACAGTTTGGCATGCATTGATTGAATGTCATGTGTCTTTGTAACATGATGATGAATAATAACAGTaaatataggaaataaaattgaacattatgtaggattgttttttgtttgtttgtttggtacaATGGGCtaatttgattttggtttttctttgttgtagTCTACCAAAATGAATGGCTGTGAAGAATATtgtgaagaaaaagtaaaaactgaaaggtaaaaaaactatttttcaaatatttataacactttcattctctttttagaAGTGCTCTGAAGATTTCCATTTagatgttgatttttaaattaatgtgtcTTTTCCAGTCAAATGAGACTTATTGAGTAGATTATGGAACTATGgttgaatattaaaaatgttccTGAATGTTGTTACATGGAGGTTCTAGGGACATGTGACAATGTGTTTGTTATGACATTGCTCAAAAAAAGCAATGTATTCTCTTGACcatcagaaaaaaatccaagaaaagtCTAAAAGGAAATGTGCCAACAATGATGATAGTACCTTCTCCTGGTGTGATTATAGGTaacctatttttctgtttctctaaattTTTCTATACTTcacatatttcattctttaataagaaaataaaaccaaagaaggtaagaaacattttaaaccccccacaaatgtttttctttttgaaaacggtttctaatataaaataagatatttttgtaACACTAAATGATGTCTCAGGAAGAGTTTATGTATATTGTTGGCCAACAAAGTGGTTGTACATAAATTTTGCTTCATATTAAATGATAACCAAACAGTCAAAGGGAGCTATTTCCATTTTCCTAGAAAAGCAAATTGACAGTGAATTTTTCACTAAGTTAGACAGGGGGTACATATTGTTAACATAGAAATGCATAGTCTTATATTTAAAAGATCAGCAAATATCTGGGCCAGCCACCAGTAGTAATAAGATACAGGCTCTTCCCTGTCaacaggggaagggaggaagaataaATTAGTGTAAATTCTTTGGGTGGCAAATTGAAAACACTATTAACATACAGATTTTATTAACATGTTACTGATTCTtggaaacactttttaaaatttttaacgtCTCATGAAGGGTCATAAAATTATAGTCTGATATTATTTCTTAATGTAAGCAAAGTAatagtgtatttttattattattattatccagatatttattgagcacctaatataaACCAGACAGTGTGCTTGAAATACACTGTTAACAAGACAAAGCAGCTCCTTAACccaaggaactcacagtctagcataaaggcaaatattaatcaaataatcccACAAATAAATCATCATAGACCATGAAAAATGCTGTTTATTGTAAAAAGTCATGACGAACTGTGAGAGGATATCACCTGGGGGCTTGATGTTCTCAGACAGTAAGTAGTAGGTGAGGTTTCTCCTTGAAGAGACATTTACGTTCTGAAGCATGAACAGGAGTCGCCTAGGACAGGGGTAGGGGTATGGGAAAGACAGCGTGGAGCTGTCCAAGCAGAGGAGCAGCGTGTGCAAAGACCCCAGGGCGGGAGAGGGCACAGAGCACCTGAGGGCCTGAACTAGACCAGAGTGGCTGACAGCAGAGCAAACAGGAGAGGGGCCCGAGATGAGAAGGGAGCAGGGTAAGGACCTTGGCCTTTATCCCGAGAGAAATGGGGGCCATGGAGTTTTTGAAGCAGGGGACTGACATGATAAGGTGTGTACTGTGGAGAATGAACTGGAGAGGGCCAGAGGGGAAGTGCAGAGGCCAACATGGGAGAtaagtagaaggaaaagagagaaaatgagagggtGAGAGCAACCCCATGTCAGTTGGGAGGCAAACTGGTAGAGATTAAGAACATGGGCTTGGAATCAGGCTGCCCAGTTTGTGtcctggctttgtcacttactctgtgatcttgagcaaattaccTGAGCTCATCTCTAAAACAGGGATAGTATCTGTCTACCTCCTAgattgtgtgaggattaaatgaccaATACACCTCAAGAATttagagtggggcttccctggtggcgcagtggttgagagtccgcctgccgacgcaggggacacgggttcgtgccctggttcgggaagatcccacatgccgcaaagcggctgggcccatgagccatggccgctgagcctgtgcgtccggagcctgtgctccacaacaggagaggccacaacagtgagaggcctgcgtaccgcaaaaaaaaaaaaaaaagaatttagagtggTATCTGGCACACAGGAATGTGCTGTGgcccaaggctacacagctaCTACCTAGAAACAGACAAATACTGGACTGCTCTGATTAAAGCTGGGGGTGGGCGGGCCGGGCCCCGAGACTCATCCACTTGTCCACCCCTAACCACCACCTTGCCCTAGTCCCACTCACGCAGCCCTAAATGCCTGGGACTTCACAGACTCCCTCTCTGCCAAAGAAGGTTGGCCTCAGAGTAGCCTGTTGGGAGCCTGTCTCCTGGGCATTGTGTGAAAAAATGGGGTGACGGCAGCTGACCTGTTTAAGAGTTCCGGCACGCAGGGCCACGCTCAACTTTATAATATAACTAGACTAGAACCTCAGAAGGCTTTTGCTTCCCATACTTCATCTGCCAAAAAGAAGAGAAGTCTAAACACTCTTCTGCTTGCTGACGtatatataaactattttattttttaaataacgatgaaggggaaaaagtccacaaaacagacaaaaacagcCTCAAAGGAACTCGAAGGACATGTAGATCTCAGAAGGGTACGGGTAACAGAAATGCCTTTGAAGGAACTCCTGCGAAGTTTATGGTGGCCCTCACTACCTGCCTGCTTTATTATTCACTCTGtctcccctctctgcccctcctaaGCCATGGTTGTGACCCGGTTTCAAGCAGAGACTTAGTCAACTCTGGGTTCTAACCTCCTAGAGATTTGCTTGGGGACAAGGAAGTCCATGTATCAACCACAGGCCCCACTGCAGGAATGGCCCCCTGAGACCTCACGACCTGTGGCTGGTCAGGGTCACTGGGGGGTGAAGACAGGGTCTATGAACCCACAACCCAGCCAGCTGTTCCAGGTGTTTGGCACATAGGTAGTCCAAGTATCTCTCATTGTGACCTAATTCAGAATAGTGTATCTTACAATGATACGTGTCATAGGTTCAAAGAACTGTAGTACATTCCCTTCAACCTagcaattttatttctaagaattgATCCTACTACCATATGTATGCAGATGTTTCTATAAGAATATTTATTGCAACATTGTTTATAGTAGTAAAAAACCCTAATAGACACAAAATAAATTAGGGTGTactcatacaatgaaatactaagtAGCTgttcaaaagaatgagaaagaagggaggaTCCTTATGGGAGGATCTCCAAAACATATCCTTCCAAACAAAGCATACTTGCTAGAAGACCAAGAAGACCTCATGGATGCAGAACTTGCAAATTACATGTTAACTGTGATGTACAATTAGTTGGAGCAGAGGAAAGCATCCACTATAAAAGCAGCATAATTGCTGTCCTGTTACAATGTTTTGGGAGCATTAGTGCATGTCCTGCCTTAATGGTGTATAATAATGTCATCAGACAAAATGTACTCTGCTTTGTTCCCCTGAGCATCagaaagtttaaaatgtattcagGCCTTtgcattctcctttttcatctcatCTGATCGCTAAATGTTATTCTTCTACCTAGTTTCTCTTTTCTAGCCACCCACCTTACCCGAGAGATGGCATCTGCTGTGCACCCCTAGAATAATGAGAACTTGTACTGAGTTTTATTACATTAAGTGAGTGCCCAGATACCGGAGTGTCCTTTTCACCCCCAATTGTAGTGAAAGACTGATGTCCATCAGTAGGGACTTCTGTAATTAAATGAAGAATCATTCATACAGTACAATAGTAGacagctgttaaaaaaaacaaaagagagctaTACTTACACAGTTGTAATCATGCATCCAAGTGGAAGGGTGGAAACAAACCACCACTTTCTCCATCCCCAAGATGACTCCTTCAACCTAAGGTTCAAAGACTTGGGATTTGTTTGAGGATAAAATTTAAACTATATTAAACAATTCTGTACCTCAGTTTAATTTATATCTACCAATAAATTTTAGGAATTGTGGatttaaggtttttttaatcagataatctattttaaataccaTAATAATTGTAGTGGAAATATGTAGGACATATTTCCAAATATTCAAGgacataatatttcattttattttggacacagaactgaagaaaatataaatgtgttttgttGTCATAGCTTAATTCACAAGTCAGCAGAAAAGAAgactgatgatgatgatgaaataaCATGGGGAAGTGATGAATTGCCAATAGAAGTGACAAACCACGAAGATTCCAATAAAGGCAAGAAATTTATTAGcaactttttaaatcaaaaactatAGGTAGAAAAAATAAGTGTTTGAAAATTACAGTTTTCAGAATATATGGATATGTTATTTCACCATATGTCTACATTATTAAGTTCTATACATAAAGTTAAATCACATAGACAAACATCAACATTCATTTATTGACCAGATATTTGCACAGTTATTAGGCTAAAATTCTCAGTGGCTTGgagtaaaatatgtaaatagatGTGTAAATACTTTAAATGGAAACAAGAATAAGAAATCTAGGagcacattttatttaaagtagGAAGAATAGCTCAAAGATAGGAAAATTTTTAAGAGCAAGAGTCAGTTGGTCTATCCTCACTATTACTGCCTCTCTTGTTTTATACTGAGCCAGTAGATAAATGAAGTTCTATCTagcgttttatttctttttttttcgtaTAAAGAAATGTTATATTAATGCAGTGAAAGAACACAGTTTTGTAATTTGAAgtcattgttgaaagaaattaaaggagtcGAATTAACACTTTTTTGACTTAGTTGGATTGTTGGTGTCAATGGAAATGCTCAAATCCTGTAACCCAGGTTCATCTCTCTAGCCTCTGAGCTCCTGTTGCATTCACACTCAGTTCTGTGAAAGTTTACAGTTATTTCATATGATTGGATTTTGTATTCACAACTAGTTTTTGCCCCAGACAGAACTTAAGCTTCTTGAGATCCCCCAGTGTCTGGAATTACTGTTGCGTGCATAGTAGCTGCATCATCAAAATGCTTTTATCAACTGATTGATGTAATTAAAGCTACACTTGTGCAGACTATAGCAAGAAGTCTCTCCTACTTTTTTCCAGGATAACAGTTGCCTTCTGTTATCAGCATTTTCCATAGGTAGAGCAGGTACTAAATTAGACACATACCTCTTCTTAGACATTGATAGCACTTGTTTGATAAACTCCTAAAGACCCTTAGGATTTCATTTGCATGGAGAAAACTATCAAATGACAGAGATAGTGGCACTGAGTACCAAGGGTGGGTAGAGAGGGGAGAAATCAGTGTTTCTAGTGCCATGTCCCCTTGTAAGGAATTTCTGAAGCATCTCCCTTCATCTTTTCTCCATGTGCTTGGAGGCtaatttaaatgcaaaataaaaacaggacTAAATACATTCTTATCAAGTAAACAGTGCCATTTGGGTccagagaagcaaagagaaacaATTTAAACTCCTTTAGAAGCTATAAGTAATTGACAGCCAAGAGCCTTAAGAACTCTGAACAGTCAGTGAGGTGTTCCCTTAAGGTTTGGGTACAAGGATCTTGCTATGGCCAGGATTTTCCTTTGATGATTGTAGTTATCTGCCTACTTGTTAGTTCTATTGCCTTATTAAGTCAAAGACTCTCACTTTTGTAAAAAACAGATGAGGTGAGAATAGGATAAAATTTGTTCTCTTACTGGCTAAAATTAGCTCTCTTATTGGCTAAATCAATTCTGGggggaattgtttttttttttaatcaactgcCATCTTCTTGTTAGGTCATCCCTTTCTGACAAATGAGGAGCTCACCACACTCCCCATTGTCAAAGTGCTTCCCTCCAGTAAATACACCGGTACGGAGTTGAAATCAGTCATTCGAATGTTGCGGGGTTTACTAGATCAAGGAATTCCGTCTAAGGAGGTAGAGGTAAGGGGCTTTTGACAATTGTTCTTTCTCCAACAAAGTTTTCTGCAAGGTTAGGAGAAATTTTAAGAATCTTGAAAATGTCTATTACTTTACAACTTCCAACTATAAAAGTACCATCTTGTCACTTCTAGcagtaaattaatttttctaattaggATCCTAATAGTATTGATTTAAAGGGATCTCTTTAGCAGCTTCAGAGCTTGATAAATCTCCCTGAAGATTATCCTCATATGTAAGGCtaaagagttattttaaaaagtcaagtatcgggcttccctggtggcgcagtggttgagagtccgcctgccgatgcaggggacacgggttcgtgccccggtccgggaagatcccacatgctgcagagcggctcggccagtgagccatggccgctgagcctgcacgtccggagcctgtgctccgcaacgggagaggccacaacagtgagaggcccgtgtaccgcaaaaaaaaaaaaaaaaaaagtcaagtatcAACTCCAACCATCCACTAAACTTCATAGTTAATACACTAAAGATGTGATTCATCGTTAgcaacagtttttattttaatacagctCCAAGAATGTGCCCCCCAGTTCAAAACAGCAGTGCTTCAG
This window harbors:
- the LOC116754071 gene encoding transcription initiation factor TFIID subunit 13-like — encoded protein: MADEEENPTFEEENEEIGGGAEGGQGKRKRLFSKALQCMMYRFGDDQNPYTESVDILEDLIIEFITEMTHKAMSIGRQDRVQVEDIVFLIRKDPRKFARVKDLLTMNEELKRARKAFDEANYGS